Proteins found in one Candidatus Sysuiplasma acidicola genomic segment:
- a CDS encoding DUF1059 domain-containing protein, translating to MHKNVPAQLFPCASVYCKILWIVLVQIGRLDYNNQGEKLQGEKFKETFACRDVGLDCEFKTEAESREELMPKITEHAKSKHNMATIPEDMKRKVDTAIKRKN from the coding sequence ATGCACAAAAATGTGCCAGCGCAACTGTTTCCATGTGCCTCTGTATACTGCAAAATTTTATGGATTGTGCTTGTTCAAATAGGCCGACTGGATTATAACAATCAAGGTGAAAAATTGCAAGGTGAGAAATTTAAGGAAACCTTTGCGTGCAGAGATGTGGGACTGGACTGCGAGTTCAAGACTGAGGCAGAGTCCAGAGAAGAGCTAATGCCCAAGATTACGGAACATGCCAAAAGTAAACACAATATGGCTACGATACCTGAGGACATGAAGAGAAAGGTTGATACGGCAATAAAAAGGAAGAACTGA